In Pyxidicoccus trucidator, a single genomic region encodes these proteins:
- a CDS encoding AAA family ATPase: MNGDAVLNPFPGPQPFRAADQDRFFGREDTARKLMNRILAHPCVMLFGPSGSGKSSLMQASVIPLLKARHGFRTVRVDGWLAGEAPLERLARDMFVDLELGKTPEELGPHELLGEAIRLAERRSERPILIYLDQLEQLLLSNRSPEQLRELFDGLETLARAPVRGLQMVLALREDYLGRFQDRARGHRALHDPGFRLGPLTVKEMAPVACRLAATGVPHQQWSSEELRELMLQMRTAGQSATDEAEVQAAFAQIVCRALWEERRTSAGMVGLVEAEPILHRYLDATLDSLGPLKPAALMLLEEHLVARDGSRTLLTQQQADAALPQGAAAPVLNSLERSAVLHAEQHEGGRYFELGHDWLAKKVLELKLERQKQEKAARDRQTEARRRRQERVARRKLVIITTAAAGVALMMVGLFLYGLWARREAEANQALAQASEEQAINQSLMAGAREQMQRGQPAMAAKLLAEVKHPETLEDWPALAQEALDSNFLEMTLQGLSGESFNAAAFSPNGQRIVTASDDGTVMVWWTDGREEAQLVGRHNGPVTSAQFSQDEEGRFIVTASRDETARVWEQRSSGEWEARDFPHKGSVRSASLSRDGKRLLTASRDGSARVWRIEDTKTPLQVLRHGRINFAAFSPGGQRIVTTSWDQTAQVWRADGSGRFSVRQTLAGHAGPVQSAAFSPDGKRIVTASQDGTAQVWRADGSGRFSARQTLSGHAGPVQSAAFSLDGQRIVTASQDGTARVWQVRDSDTAVMLMALEGHMGPVTSAAFSPGGQRIVTASQDGSARVWHTDRMKQPLVTMGMEHEQSVVATAFTQNGKLVTASRDGVVRIWQTEPSPRMLEELPRSASALTSVAISQDGQRIVTTSRDRSAPVRVWQADGSGHFSVGQPLPEQAGPVHSAAISPDGKRIVTASQDGAQMWWAEGRGPSYVLDKVNTGPVTSVAFSPDGQRIVTASRDKTARVWEQRSGEWKERSVFLHKGPVASAKFSQHENGRFIVTASQDGKARVWEEGRSEPLHEFPHEGPVLSAAFSPKGQLIVTTSWDKTARVWRTDEQGQPHVLKGHEGPVRSAAFSPDGRFIVTASWDKTARLWTLPEETPTSQMLPRELAERNTHCLSPAMRQTYLKEGPAKAWQGYEQCERDHLRVPSQAVALRSDSRAAGSPSRM; the protein is encoded by the coding sequence ATGAATGGCGACGCGGTCCTCAATCCGTTCCCTGGCCCCCAACCCTTCCGGGCGGCGGACCAGGACCGCTTCTTCGGCCGCGAGGACACCGCCCGGAAGCTGATGAACCGCATCCTCGCCCACCCCTGCGTCATGCTCTTCGGCCCCTCCGGCTCGGGCAAGTCCTCGTTGATGCAGGCCTCGGTCATTCCCCTGCTGAAGGCGCGGCACGGCTTCCGCACCGTCCGCGTCGATGGCTGGCTGGCCGGCGAAGCCCCCCTCGAGCGACTGGCCCGGGACATGTTCGTGGACCTCGAGCTGGGCAAGACTCCCGAGGAGCTGGGCCCGCACGAGTTGCTCGGCGAGGCCATCCGGCTGGCGGAGCGGCGTTCGGAGCGGCCCATCCTCATCTACCTGGACCAGCTCGAACAGTTGCTCCTGTCGAATCGCTCTCCCGAGCAACTGCGCGAGCTGTTCGATGGGCTGGAGACGCTCGCGCGCGCGCCCGTGCGGGGACTGCAGATGGTCCTGGCGCTGCGAGAGGACTACCTGGGGCGCTTCCAGGACCGGGCTCGCGGTCACCGGGCGCTGCACGACCCGGGGTTCCGTCTGGGGCCGCTCACGGTGAAGGAGATGGCCCCGGTGGCGTGCCGGCTGGCGGCCACGGGAGTACCCCACCAGCAATGGAGCAGTGAGGAGCTCCGGGAGCTGATGCTCCAGATGCGGACGGCCGGGCAGTCCGCCACGGACGAGGCCGAGGTCCAGGCGGCCTTCGCGCAGATTGTCTGCCGCGCCCTCTGGGAGGAACGGCGGACCAGCGCGGGCATGGTTGGGTTGGTGGAGGCGGAGCCCATCCTGCACCGTTACCTGGACGCGACGCTGGACTCGCTGGGCCCCCTGAAGCCGGCCGCGCTGATGCTGCTGGAGGAGCATCTGGTCGCCAGGGATGGAAGCCGGACGCTGCTCACGCAGCAGCAGGCGGATGCCGCGCTCCCTCAGGGCGCCGCGGCGCCGGTGCTGAACAGCCTGGAGCGGTCGGCGGTCCTGCACGCGGAGCAGCACGAGGGAGGCCGCTACTTCGAGCTGGGACACGACTGGCTGGCGAAGAAGGTGCTGGAGCTCAAGCTGGAGCGGCAGAAACAGGAGAAGGCGGCTCGCGATCGTCAGACGGAGGCCCGGAGGCGCCGGCAGGAGCGCGTGGCCCGGCGCAAGCTGGTCATCATCACGACGGCGGCGGCCGGCGTGGCCCTGATGATGGTGGGCCTGTTCCTCTATGGACTGTGGGCCCGGCGCGAGGCGGAGGCGAACCAGGCGCTGGCGCAGGCGAGCGAGGAGCAGGCCATCAACCAGTCCCTCATGGCGGGGGCACGGGAGCAGATGCAGCGGGGGCAGCCCGCGATGGCGGCGAAGCTGCTCGCCGAGGTCAAGCACCCGGAGACCCTCGAGGACTGGCCTGCGCTCGCCCAGGAGGCCCTGGATTCAAACTTCCTGGAGATGACGCTCCAGGGCCTCAGCGGCGAGTCGTTCAACGCGGCGGCCTTCAGCCCGAATGGCCAGCGCATCGTCACGGCCTCGGACGACGGAACCGTCATGGTGTGGTGGACGGATGGCAGAGAGGAGGCTCAGTTGGTGGGGAGGCACAATGGCCCGGTCACCTCCGCACAGTTCAGCCAGGATGAGGAGGGCCGGTTCATCGTCACGGCATCGCGAGACGAGACCGCGCGGGTGTGGGAGCAGCGGTCCTCCGGTGAGTGGGAGGCGCGCGACTTTCCTCACAAAGGCTCGGTCCGCTCCGCCAGTCTCAGCCGGGATGGCAAGCGCCTCCTCACAGCGTCCCGGGATGGGAGCGCACGGGTGTGGAGGATCGAGGACACCAAGACGCCCCTCCAGGTGCTGCGCCATGGGCGAATCAACTTTGCCGCCTTCAGCCCGGGCGGCCAGCGCATCGTCACCACTTCGTGGGACCAGACCGCGCAGGTGTGGCGGGCGGATGGCTCGGGGCGCTTCTCCGTGCGGCAGACACTCGCGGGACACGCGGGGCCGGTCCAGTCCGCGGCCTTCAGCCCGGATGGGAAGCGCATCGTCACCGCCTCGCAGGACGGAACCGCCCAGGTGTGGCGGGCGGATGGCTCGGGGCGATTCTCCGCGCGGCAGACACTCTCGGGACACGCGGGGCCGGTCCAGTCCGCGGCCTTCAGCCTGGATGGGCAGCGCATCGTCACCGCCTCACAGGACGGAACCGCGCGCGTGTGGCAGGTCAGGGACTCGGACACCGCCGTCATGCTCATGGCCCTCGAGGGGCACATGGGCCCGGTCACCTCCGCCGCCTTCAGCCCGGGCGGCCAGCGCATCGTCACGGCCTCGCAAGATGGGTCCGCGCGGGTGTGGCACACCGACAGAATGAAGCAGCCCCTCGTCACCATGGGCATGGAGCACGAGCAGTCGGTCGTCGCCACCGCGTTTACCCAGAACGGAAAGCTCGTCACGGCATCCCGGGACGGTGTGGTGCGGATATGGCAAACCGAGCCCTCACCCCGGATGCTGGAGGAGCTGCCGAGGTCCGCGAGCGCACTGACCTCAGTGGCAATCAGTCAGGATGGGCAGCGCATCGTCACGACCTCCAGGGACCGGAGCGCGCCGGTTCGGGTGTGGCAGGCGGATGGCTCGGGGCACTTCTCCGTGGGACAGCCGCTCCCGGAACAGGCGGGGCCGGTCCACTCCGCGGCCATCAGCCCGGATGGGAAGCGCATCGTTACCGCCTCGCAGGATGGAGCACAGATGTGGTGGGCCGAGGGACGGGGACCCTCCTACGTGCTCGACAAGGTGAACACAGGCCCGGTCACCTCCGTCGCCTTCAGTCCGGACGGCCAGCGAATCGTCACGGCGTCGCGAGACAAGACCGCGCGGGTGTGGGAGCAGCGGTCCGGTGAGTGGAAGGAGAGAAGCGTCTTCCTTCACAAGGGCCCGGTCGCCTCCGCGAAGTTCAGCCAGCATGAGAATGGCCGGTTCATCGTCACGGCGTCGCAGGACGGAAAGGCGCGGGTGTGGGAGGAAGGTCGCTCGGAGCCGCTCCACGAGTTCCCGCACGAGGGTCCAGTCCTGTCCGCCGCGTTCAGCCCGAAAGGCCAGCTCATCGTTACGACGTCCTGGGACAAGACCGCGCGGGTGTGGCGGACCGACGAACAGGGACAGCCTCACGTGCTGAAAGGCCACGAGGGCCCGGTCCGCTCCGCCGCGTTCAGCCCGGATGGCCGGTTCATCGTCACGGCCTCCTGGGACAAGACCGCGAGGCTCTGGACCCTGCCGGAGGAGACGCCCACCTCCCAGATGCTCCCTCGGGAGCTCGCGGAGCGGAATACCCACTGCCTTTCCCCCGCCATGCGTCAAACCTATCTCAAGGAGGGCCCGGCGAAGGCGTGGCAGGGCTATGAGCAGTGCGAGCGCGACCACCTGCGCGTCCCGTCTCAGGCCGTGGCGCTCCGGAGTGACAGTCGCGCCGCGGGGTCTCCCAGCAGGATGTAG
- a CDS encoding VIT domain-containing protein — translation MRVLLATLSVCLLSLTAAAQQPPCPAPAAPLSTGAISQGTLVARLRQNTQRTGCPDSAPRTFSLQHTEVDAEVSGFLASVTVTQVFENPYTEPLEALYVFPLPEQAAVDGMELVIGERVIRGVIQTREQARATYEQAKAQGKTAALLDQERPNVFTQSVANILPGERIRVRIHYVERLPYESGTYRFTFPMVVGPRYMGGEALPFRQGEGTSPDTTTVPDASRISPPVLPPELRAGHDIQLTVRLDAGLPVQALRSTSHRVEVAREGRSRASVQLGRDERIPNKDFTLEYTVADALIRPAVLVHREPGADHGYFLVMLNPQLSPSDKEVVPRELYFVLDTSGSQMGLPIEKSKAITAEVLRNLHPEDTFQVLNFHTEVTKFAPAAVPATRENVARALPYVANFWGGGGTDVRIAAQEAMVPANDPARLRMVFFMTDGYVGGDDAVLASLQEHLGEETRIFTAGVGSSVNRYLVAKMAELGRGSSTFVNLRRPEAEVAREFEERIRGPVLTSLRADLDGLPVADVYPKALPDLFSGQPLFLVGKFQGTGGGVLRITGRVRGVERRFEVPVRFPEAAPENGALRSLWARQRIEELTVQGYRQETPEVVQGITATALQYGLMSKYTSFVAVEQVARVEPGTDSVKEVVPVHLPEGVSYAGVFGELSREEIPPGDPIISVRAPRDARRVTAYFPFGLVKPLTFDTVSGAWRGRFLVPLAVKDGYYEVIIAAELADGRVVRREVRYRLDSKGNDFDVTLSSAELVPGGPLKLDVDAVETTKEVSVYGELFGEEQHLLETKDGLRFSRELTVPAEAAPGEYELVFVARDNAGNRFERREKVRVHAAVE, via the coding sequence ATGCGAGTCCTTCTCGCCACGCTCTCCGTCTGTCTGCTGTCCCTGACGGCTGCTGCCCAGCAGCCGCCCTGCCCCGCTCCCGCCGCTCCGCTCAGCACGGGCGCCATCTCCCAGGGCACGCTGGTGGCGCGGCTGCGCCAGAACACGCAACGGACCGGCTGCCCCGACTCCGCGCCGCGCACCTTCAGCCTCCAGCACACGGAGGTGGACGCGGAGGTGAGCGGCTTCCTCGCCTCGGTCACCGTCACCCAGGTCTTCGAGAACCCCTATACCGAGCCGCTGGAGGCCCTCTACGTCTTCCCCCTGCCGGAGCAGGCGGCGGTGGATGGCATGGAGCTCGTCATCGGCGAGCGCGTCATCCGGGGCGTCATCCAGACGCGTGAGCAGGCCCGCGCCACCTATGAGCAGGCGAAGGCACAGGGGAAGACGGCGGCGCTGTTGGACCAGGAGCGCCCCAACGTCTTCACCCAGTCCGTCGCCAACATCCTCCCGGGCGAGCGCATCCGCGTGCGCATCCACTACGTGGAGCGGCTGCCGTACGAGTCGGGCACCTACCGCTTCACCTTCCCCATGGTGGTGGGCCCCCGCTACATGGGCGGCGAGGCGCTGCCCTTCCGCCAGGGCGAGGGCACGTCTCCGGACACCACCACCGTCCCCGACGCCAGCCGCATCTCCCCGCCCGTCCTCCCGCCCGAGCTGCGCGCCGGCCATGACATCCAGCTCACCGTGCGGCTCGACGCCGGGCTGCCCGTCCAGGCGCTGCGCTCCACGTCGCACCGGGTGGAGGTGGCGCGCGAGGGCCGCAGCCGCGCCAGCGTCCAATTGGGCCGCGACGAGCGCATCCCCAACAAGGACTTCACGCTGGAGTACACCGTCGCCGACGCGCTCATCCGCCCCGCCGTCCTCGTGCACCGGGAGCCGGGCGCCGACCACGGCTACTTCCTGGTCATGCTCAACCCGCAGCTGAGCCCCTCCGACAAGGAGGTGGTGCCGCGCGAGCTGTACTTCGTGCTCGACACCTCGGGCTCGCAGATGGGCCTGCCCATCGAGAAGTCCAAGGCCATCACCGCCGAGGTGCTCCGCAACCTCCACCCCGAGGACACCTTCCAGGTGCTCAACTTCCACACGGAGGTGACGAAGTTCGCGCCCGCCGCGGTGCCCGCCACCCGCGAGAATGTGGCGCGCGCCCTCCCCTACGTCGCCAACTTCTGGGGCGGCGGCGGCACGGACGTGCGCATCGCCGCGCAGGAGGCCATGGTTCCGGCCAACGACCCGGCCCGGCTGCGCATGGTGTTCTTCATGACGGACGGCTACGTCGGTGGGGACGATGCCGTGCTCGCCTCCCTCCAGGAGCACCTGGGCGAGGAGACACGCATCTTCACGGCGGGCGTGGGCAGCAGCGTCAACCGCTACCTCGTCGCGAAGATGGCCGAGCTGGGCCGTGGCAGCTCCACCTTCGTCAACCTCCGGCGCCCCGAGGCGGAGGTGGCCCGCGAGTTCGAGGAGCGCATCCGCGGCCCGGTGCTCACCTCGCTGCGCGCGGACCTGGATGGACTGCCGGTGGCGGACGTGTACCCCAAGGCGCTGCCCGACCTGTTCAGCGGCCAGCCGCTGTTCCTGGTGGGGAAGTTCCAGGGAACGGGCGGAGGCGTGCTGCGGATTACCGGCCGCGTGCGTGGCGTGGAGCGTCGCTTCGAGGTGCCGGTGCGCTTCCCCGAGGCCGCCCCGGAGAACGGCGCCCTGCGGAGCCTGTGGGCCCGCCAGCGGATTGAAGAGCTGACGGTCCAGGGCTACCGGCAGGAGACGCCCGAGGTGGTGCAGGGCATCACCGCCACCGCGCTCCAGTACGGGCTGATGAGCAAGTACACCTCCTTCGTGGCGGTGGAGCAGGTGGCGCGCGTGGAGCCGGGCACCGACTCGGTGAAGGAAGTGGTGCCGGTGCACCTGCCCGAGGGCGTGTCCTACGCGGGCGTCTTCGGTGAGCTGAGCCGCGAGGAGATTCCGCCGGGCGACCCCATCATCAGCGTGCGCGCCCCGCGCGACGCTCGCCGGGTGACGGCGTACTTCCCCTTCGGCCTGGTGAAGCCGCTCACCTTCGACACGGTGTCCGGCGCCTGGCGGGGCCGCTTCCTGGTGCCGCTGGCGGTGAAGGACGGGTACTACGAGGTCATCATCGCCGCGGAGCTTGCGGACGGCCGCGTGGTCCGCCGCGAGGTGCGCTACCGGCTGGACTCGAAGGGCAATGACTTCGACGTGACGCTGTCCTCGGCGGAGCTTGTCCCAGGTGGCCCCCTGAAGCTGGACGTGGACGCGGTGGAGACCACCAAGGAGGTCAGCGTGTACGGCGAGCTGTTCGGCGAGGAGCAGCACCTGCTGGAGACGAAGGACGGCCTGCGCTTCTCCCGCGAGCTGACGGTGCCGGCGGAGGCCGCGCCGGGCGAGTACGAGCTGGTCTTCGTCGCCCGGGACAACGCGGGCAACCGCTTCGAGCGCCGCGAGAAGGTGCGGGTCCACGCCGCGGTGGAGTAG
- a CDS encoding glycosyltransferase produces MARFLLATIPLTGHFNPGAPIARRLVERGHEVRWHTGSHFRSKVEATGARYVPMRAARDVHDTTIGDAFPERAALSDFAKLKFDLTRFFVDSAPGQLADLEAELRDFPADVVVCDTGFLGASLLHERHGLPWAAFGITAMTVASADTAPFGLGLLPGTSPLRRLRNRALAWAVNNIVFRDVNAHLNRMRSGLGLPASRKPIFDVPVSPYLYLQGSVPSFEYPRSDLPPQVHFIGPFLPEAPADWTPPAWWDSLRESPRPVVHVTQGTLATEEPHLIQATLRALADEDVWVVAATGGQPLEWLGAGPFPDNARVERFIPYAHLMPRVSVMVTNGGYGGVQCALAQGVPLVCAGTSEEKPEIANRIAWSGVGLNLKTKTPTPEQVRQAVRTMLDTPAFRRSAWRLQAEIATHDAPTEAAMLLERLAETREPVLNTRPKG; encoded by the coding sequence ATGGCCCGCTTCCTCCTCGCCACCATTCCCCTCACTGGTCACTTCAACCCCGGGGCGCCCATCGCCCGCCGGCTCGTCGAGCGCGGGCATGAGGTGCGCTGGCACACGGGCAGTCACTTCCGCTCCAAGGTCGAGGCCACCGGCGCGCGGTACGTGCCCATGCGGGCCGCGAGGGACGTCCACGACACCACCATCGGCGACGCGTTCCCCGAGCGCGCGGCGCTGAGCGACTTCGCGAAGCTCAAGTTCGACCTCACGCGCTTCTTCGTCGACTCCGCGCCCGGGCAGCTGGCGGACCTGGAGGCCGAGCTGCGCGACTTCCCCGCGGACGTCGTGGTCTGCGACACAGGCTTCCTCGGCGCCTCCCTCCTCCATGAGCGCCATGGGCTGCCTTGGGCCGCCTTCGGCATCACCGCCATGACTGTTGCCAGCGCCGACACGGCGCCCTTCGGGCTGGGTCTGCTGCCCGGAACTTCCCCGCTGCGCCGGCTGCGCAACCGCGCGCTCGCCTGGGCCGTGAACAACATCGTGTTCCGGGACGTCAACGCGCACCTGAATCGCATGCGAAGCGGGCTGGGCCTGCCCGCCTCGCGCAAGCCCATCTTCGACGTCCCCGTGTCGCCCTACCTCTACCTCCAGGGCTCGGTGCCGTCCTTCGAGTACCCGCGCAGCGACCTCCCCCCGCAGGTCCACTTCATCGGCCCGTTCCTCCCGGAGGCCCCGGCCGACTGGACGCCACCCGCGTGGTGGGACTCGCTGCGGGAGTCTCCGCGCCCCGTCGTCCACGTCACCCAGGGGACGCTGGCGACGGAGGAGCCCCACCTCATCCAGGCCACGCTCCGGGCGCTGGCGGACGAGGACGTGTGGGTGGTGGCGGCGACCGGAGGCCAGCCGCTGGAGTGGCTCGGCGCCGGCCCCTTCCCCGACAATGCGCGCGTCGAGCGCTTCATCCCCTACGCCCACCTGATGCCGCGCGTCTCGGTGATGGTGACCAACGGCGGCTATGGCGGAGTCCAGTGCGCCCTGGCCCAGGGCGTCCCCCTGGTGTGCGCGGGCACCTCCGAGGAGAAGCCGGAGATCGCCAACCGCATCGCCTGGTCGGGTGTCGGTTTGAACCTCAAGACGAAGACGCCCACGCCCGAGCAGGTGCGGCAGGCGGTGCGGACCATGCTCGACACGCCGGCCTTCCGGCGGAGTGCCTGGCGGCTCCAGGCGGAGATTGCCACGCACGATGCGCCCACCGAGGCCGCCATGCTCCTGGAGCGACTCGCGGAGACGCGCGAGCCGGTGCTCAACACGCGCCCGAAGGGCTGA
- a CDS encoding TetR/AcrR family transcriptional regulator: MSEPRTPNAARRSGRSQQAILSATVELVGELGYARLTIEAIAARAGVGKQTIYRWWPSKGAVVLDAFVALSGADQDTALPDTGDIEADLKAVLRATAVELLNPRFDLPSRALTAESQADPALAKQFVDEVLRPHLEAIKDRLRSAQRAGQVAKGVDLDVAVELLVGPLYHRWLLRTAPLSEAYAETVVDYALAALRPAGVLGGRRGRK, translated from the coding sequence ATGAGTGAGCCCCGGACACCGAACGCAGCCCGCCGCAGCGGGCGCTCCCAGCAGGCCATCCTCTCGGCGACCGTCGAGCTGGTAGGCGAGCTGGGCTACGCCCGACTGACCATCGAGGCGATTGCCGCCCGGGCCGGCGTCGGCAAGCAGACCATCTATCGCTGGTGGCCCTCCAAGGGCGCGGTGGTGCTGGACGCCTTCGTCGCGCTGAGCGGTGCGGACCAGGACACCGCGCTGCCCGATACCGGAGACATCGAGGCGGACCTGAAGGCGGTGCTGCGGGCCACGGCCGTGGAGTTGCTCAACCCGCGCTTCGACCTGCCGTCCCGCGCCCTGACCGCCGAGTCGCAGGCGGACCCCGCCCTGGCGAAGCAGTTCGTGGACGAAGTGCTGCGGCCCCATCTGGAAGCGATCAAGGACCGGCTGCGCAGTGCCCAGCGCGCGGGCCAGGTCGCGAAGGGCGTCGACCTGGACGTCGCCGTCGAGCTGCTCGTCGGGCCGCTCTACCACCGCTGGCTGCTGCGCACGGCCCCACTGAGCGAGGCGTACGCGGAGACGGTGGTGGACTATGCGCTGGCGGCACTACGGCCGGCGGGTGTGCTCGGCGGGCGGCGGGGACGGAAGTGA
- a CDS encoding glucosyltransferase domain-containing protein, translated as MALLGSPSLEVSLLTRNTTRAIGVTGTAVLLFLLPWVIYGGAITQRYGLRDDYAILREAREEPGKIFRVCAAMGRPLYGWLLEVSTRAAVDIDGLSGLRMLAVLGLGLLGASVFLLLRREGWRATPAALLATLLTVTPSAQVVATWSICWPQAVALVLGVAAFALARRGLDAPSRGGWQGVAWCLGGVVAMAAATLIYQVSGLFYAVLLAAALVVREDTDLRAPARWMARHLFVMGSGLGVAYVLTKLSFALGYFTPSPRMVFEKHLVDKAGWFLAHVLPNVLALSALNDTDAGPPGGYWPMVVLTLTVVTLGLLVEGLRAGRVGAAKWLIGLVVLSAAAYSVSFLAGERWPTYRTLYALGGVWSVFFAASLLKLGSCWPTRGPRVATALLGVFVAVSAVLAHQQAWELFALPQGRELAVMEQGASQLGPGLRPRVFVLTARQRDTSAPHRYLDEFGSVSVDAEWVAREMLEAVLRERFPRERDVSQLYHLAAASTLFTPAYDVLIDMRGRQAGPSLPSPPPAEHTRRP; from the coding sequence ATGGCTCTGCTAGGCTCTCCGTCCCTTGAGGTCTCCCTGCTGACACGCAACACGACACGCGCCATTGGAGTGACGGGTACGGCCGTCCTGCTGTTCCTGCTGCCGTGGGTCATCTATGGCGGCGCCATCACCCAGCGCTACGGCCTGCGCGACGACTACGCCATCCTGCGCGAGGCGCGCGAGGAGCCGGGGAAGATCTTCCGGGTCTGCGCCGCCATGGGCCGCCCGCTGTACGGCTGGCTGCTGGAAGTGTCCACGCGCGCGGCCGTCGACATCGACGGGCTCAGCGGGCTGCGGATGCTGGCGGTCCTGGGGCTGGGGCTGCTGGGGGCCTCCGTCTTCCTGCTGTTGCGTCGGGAGGGCTGGCGCGCGACCCCCGCGGCCCTGCTCGCGACGCTCCTCACCGTCACGCCCTCCGCCCAGGTCGTCGCCACCTGGAGCATCTGTTGGCCCCAGGCCGTGGCCCTCGTCCTGGGCGTGGCGGCCTTCGCCCTGGCGCGGCGGGGGCTGGATGCGCCCTCCCGTGGCGGATGGCAGGGCGTGGCCTGGTGTCTGGGCGGCGTGGTGGCCATGGCGGCCGCGACGCTCATCTACCAGGTCAGTGGCCTGTTCTACGCCGTGCTGCTCGCGGCGGCGCTGGTGGTGCGCGAGGACACGGACCTGCGCGCCCCCGCGCGCTGGATGGCGCGGCACCTGTTCGTCATGGGCAGCGGGTTGGGCGTGGCGTACGTCCTCACCAAACTGTCCTTCGCGCTGGGCTACTTCACGCCGTCGCCGCGCATGGTGTTCGAGAAGCACCTCGTGGACAAGGCGGGCTGGTTCCTCGCGCACGTGCTGCCCAACGTGCTGGCCCTGAGCGCCCTCAACGACACGGACGCCGGGCCGCCGGGCGGCTACTGGCCCATGGTGGTCCTGACGCTGACAGTGGTGACGCTGGGTCTGCTCGTCGAGGGACTCCGCGCGGGCCGTGTCGGCGCGGCGAAGTGGCTCATCGGACTGGTCGTCCTGTCCGCCGCCGCGTACTCCGTCAGCTTCCTCGCGGGCGAGCGCTGGCCCACGTACCGCACCCTCTATGCCCTCGGCGGCGTGTGGAGCGTCTTCTTCGCCGCGTCGCTCTTGAAGCTGGGGAGCTGCTGGCCCACGCGCGGCCCACGCGTCGCCACCGCGCTGCTGGGCGTGTTCGTGGCGGTGAGCGCGGTGCTCGCGCACCAGCAGGCGTGGGAGCTGTTCGCGCTTCCGCAGGGGCGCGAGCTGGCGGTGATGGAGCAGGGCGCGAGCCAGCTCGGACCTGGCCTGAGGCCCCGCGTCTTCGTCCTCACCGCCCGGCAGCGCGACACCTCCGCGCCCCATCGCTACCTGGACGAGTTCGGCTCCGTGTCCGTGGACGCCGAGTGGGTGGCCAGGGAGATGCTCGAGGCGGTACTGCGGGAGCGCTTCCCTCGGGAGCGTGACGTGAGCCAGCTCTATCACCTCGCCGCGGCTTCGACCCTCTTCACCCCGGCCTACGACGTCCTCATCGACATGCGCGGGCGGCAGGCAGGCCCGTCACTTCCGTCCCCGCCGCCCGCCGAGCACACCCGCCGGCCGTAG
- a CDS encoding macrolide family glycosyltransferase has product MPRAHIAMVSIPAHGHVNPSLEVIRELVARGHRVTYANDASFADRIRGTGAELVPYTSTLPREGTANEAWPEDTISQLDVFLQDARAVLPQLRAAYEKDRPDLFLYDIAGYVARILAENWERPAIQLSPAFVAWDGYEQDMAPMVEALKADPRGVDYYQRFSSWLAENRVAETDSNLFVGRPRRSLVLIPRAMQPNADRVDPTRYTFLGPCFGDRSDQGTWKRPAGVEKVLLISLGSAFTQQPDFYRACLAAFGHLPGWHVVMQIGRHVDPAVLGELPANFEVHPWVPQLSVLAQANAFITHAGMGGTQEGLFCGLPMIAVPQAADQFANADRLVELGVGVRLDTAQATPEALRGALLQLTGDARVTARLAAIRKELREEGGAARAADLIEAELPPRR; this is encoded by the coding sequence ATGCCCCGCGCGCATATCGCCATGGTCAGCATCCCCGCCCATGGGCACGTCAACCCGAGCCTGGAGGTCATCCGCGAGCTGGTCGCCCGGGGCCACCGGGTCACCTACGCCAACGACGCCTCGTTCGCGGACCGCATCCGGGGAACGGGCGCCGAGCTGGTGCCGTACACCTCGACTCTTCCCCGCGAGGGCACCGCCAACGAAGCCTGGCCGGAGGACACCATCTCCCAGCTCGACGTGTTCCTCCAGGACGCGCGCGCGGTGTTGCCGCAGCTCCGCGCCGCCTACGAGAAGGACCGCCCCGACCTCTTCCTCTACGACATCGCCGGCTACGTGGCGCGCATCCTGGCGGAGAACTGGGAGCGGCCCGCCATCCAGCTCTCTCCGGCCTTCGTCGCCTGGGACGGCTATGAGCAGGACATGGCGCCCATGGTGGAGGCCTTGAAGGCGGACCCTCGCGGCGTTGACTACTACCAGCGGTTCTCCTCCTGGCTGGCGGAGAATCGCGTCGCCGAGACGGACTCCAACCTCTTCGTCGGCCGCCCACGGCGCTCGCTCGTGCTCATCCCCCGTGCCATGCAGCCGAACGCGGACCGGGTGGACCCCACGCGCTACACGTTCCTCGGCCCCTGCTTCGGAGACCGCTCGGACCAGGGCACGTGGAAGCGTCCGGCCGGGGTGGAGAAGGTGCTGCTCATCTCCCTGGGCTCGGCGTTCACCCAGCAGCCCGACTTCTACCGGGCCTGTCTGGCCGCCTTCGGTCACCTGCCGGGCTGGCACGTGGTGATGCAGATTGGCAGGCACGTCGACCCCGCCGTGCTCGGCGAGCTCCCCGCCAACTTCGAGGTGCACCCCTGGGTGCCGCAGCTCTCGGTCCTGGCGCAGGCCAACGCCTTCATCACCCACGCGGGGATGGGCGGCACCCAGGAGGGGTTGTTCTGCGGGTTGCCCATGATTGCCGTGCCGCAGGCCGCCGACCAGTTCGCCAATGCCGACCGGCTGGTCGAGCTCGGCGTCGGCGTGCGGCTCGACACCGCGCAGGCCACCCCGGAGGCGCTGCGCGGGGCCCTGCTCCAGCTGACGGGTGATGCCCGCGTCACGGCTCGCCTTGCCGCCATCCGAAAGGAGCTTCGCGAGGAAGGCGGAGCCGCGCGGGCGGCCGACCTCATCGAGGCGGAGCTGCCCCCGCGACGGTGA